Within Saccharomycodes ludwigii strain NBRC 1722 chromosome IV, whole genome shotgun sequence, the genomic segment ctttttttcatttcagTTTTGCATTCccattttaaaagtatataaagTAACAGTAGCTTGAGTCTTTTCATCTTATTATCTACTTTCTGTCTTTTATAATGTTAAACTGTCTTGCCacgttttttttgatgAGTACAACCagtactttttttttttttttactactTGTTTGtatcaaaaattaatctTATATTGACATGTAAGAACCGGGAAAAGGGAGACAGGAAATCTCGCCAATTGCTGGAGAACAATCATGGCTGattgtttatattattttcagaATGCTATGTTTCTAAAGATGTAgctttgataataatattgttggtaCAAGAAGTAATACAataagtatattataatgatGAATAACCTATAACAACTAATGAATTTCTTCGACTGAAATACCTCCATGTTAGAAAATTTACTTTGACTAATAGCTTTTTAACTCTGATTATacttattatatttattttgtaccACTCCTTGCATTTTTGCTCCTTATCCCGTAGGAAGGATGAAGTTTAATGCAGTTGCAatgtttacttttattcTCTTAATATACATTGGAATATTTcctatacaaaaaaaaataaaatttttttttcttaaaattaaaaataaaatcaagtttctttttcttactCAGCAtaacaatttaattttttttttttttttttttttttcataaagtaaaagaaaagaaaacaaaaacagactatttttttgtttttcttgttttcatttttcttttcattttcttttccacACATCAGTAAAACGACACAATATTGATAAAGATGAGCGATAACACCAATATCAACAAGAATGATCTATTCTTAATATGTTCCAAATGTTTACCCTTATCAACTACAGCTGTTGCCAATAACACCACTTCTGTTACCATTACTAGAAATAGCAACAATAATCATACTTGTAAAATATGCACTAATCCCTATACAAGCTATACCACCAATAATCCTACAAggacaacaacaaatatatgTGTGAATTGTGCTAGATATAGGAATATTTGtcaaatttgtttattagaTATGATATTGCATATTCCCATACAGTTGAGAGACGAAATTGTACAAAAATTAGGCATTAAAAGTAATTCCATTGTTTTTGCTACAACTAATAGCGCTGTTACAGATAAATTGACAAAGAGATACATTGCagagagagaaaaactACAATTGGAATCCAGTGGTGAGGCTGTAAGTGCTAATCGCAAATTAAACTATGATGATATTGCAAAGAAAATATCAGAGTATTTAGCacacaataaaaaaggcaacaacaatgataaACCCTCTTTGGATTTACGCAGTAATAGCAACAATAAACCGTTTGTACTTGGGGACATTAGTAATAAGTCAATTAAAAGTGTATTGctttttcttattaagCAGTCTACATTATTGAAAAGTACGAAAGATAATAGCTGtagtaaatattttatttataatataaatgtaAACTTGCCAGAATGGGCAATTCTAGAAAGTTTCAAATCATCTTTTTCCACTGTGAAAGATGTTTctacttttaaaattattttttctcttttcaaACCTTCAGCTAAATGTGGATTGATACAGTTGGACGAAgctataaatattattcatGAAACTCAGATTTGTTTTCAGTGTAAATCAACTAATGTCTATGTTTTGCCAATTAATGATCAagacaatttttttacagACACTATTAAAACATTGACCGATCGTATGACCAACAAAGAATTGAATACTTTAGGCTATTATATTGacaaaattgttaaaaatggtGCGACTATTGATGATAATCTTCGCGATAATATGAAATTTCATGGGAAAAATACGAAcaaaaatagtaaaaatactactgctaataatagaatagtaaaagaaaaaaaaaagaaaaaaagaaactttaataataaatatagaaaaggttaaaaattaaattataagatcatgttttgtttaaataaCATATAATTATACGCCAATATTTGGTAAGCCCAGTATTGCGTATcatcattaccattatttttgtatacTGATACAAAACAAAGATTTCCTGTGGTATTGCTTTGTGTCAGTCCCAATCTCGCTTTTCCTCCTTcacaaatatttgttttattatcattctTATTAATGTTTCTTTTCATATTACTGTATTTTGTGTATAACTAAAATATCAAGTTTTACTAttcttatatatacaagATTTTTGTATTGTACTAAAAACATATCAAAAAGAATTTCTTTatgaaaaaggaaaaaagagatatatacaataataatataatatcatatcatttaaaataaaaaaaaaaaaaaaaaaagggaaaaaaaaagtataattaTTAGCTATTATGAAGAAAGTCAAACActcaaatatattaataccaTGCTCCTTGGGTTCTAATAACTACTCTGGTACTTTGCTTACTGGAACGATTCCTTACAATTTAACGTATTTACCgcaaacaaataattctgttgacaataatttaaatgataaaagaaaagtcaTTAATTCTATAAAGTTTGCAATAattctaatattaaaaaaaatccaaggtttattaattaatacaTATTGGCtatttattaatgttattgCCTTTCATAACAACATCAATGCTGAGCGTCTGAACAAATTTGGCAACATTCATTTTGACGATACAGATACAAGGgcaaataattattcaCTCCCTAAGTTACCTTATTACAATGAAATTGGATTATTTCATCATCATGTTAGTAGtgcaaataaaattattaatccccacaataataacaactcCATTATGATAATgttgaaatattattattctattGGGATCCTTTTAGTGTCgggggttttttttaaaatgcttgaaaaaaaatataagcaTAAAATTAACAGTCGCGAATTGTCAGACTGTAAAAATGCaaagaataatatttgcttaaaggaaaaggatATCGATAGttattataacaaaaactACGATATTGAAACTAATGAAAGggaaaaggaagaagaagaatctTTAGGTGAGGACATTGAAATGTATTTCAATAACAGTggcacaaaaaaaacaacgtcatatgctaataataatttgccATTCAATTCAGATAACAAAAATCATGATTATTACCATGTTTATAAAAACAGTTACATGCCCACGTTGCCACTTTATCAAGGATTTGTATCTATGTATTCTACCGatagaataataaaagatagGGATAATGGTAGTATAggaataaaaagttttaatagGTTTAATATGTTTCCAACATTAAATTATAGCACAGttattaatgataacaTACCAGCTGTTGCcgccaataataaatatgaagAGAAAATTGacatctttaatttttgaaaatgtaaaaaaaaaataaataaataagtaaataaGATACAATTATACTAACTTACCATCCAAATAAATGACACGAtgcaaaattaaaattaaaaaaaaaaaagaaataaagaaaGGGGCGAGCTGGGAATTGAACCCAGGGCCTCTCGCACCCAAAGCGAGAATCATACCACTAGACCACACGCCCTAAACTTATGAATTGTTATGTCGCAGAGAGGATATACTGACAGGGGCAGGGTTAGTAAACAGATTTGATACTTTACTATTTATATCAAGGCAGATGTAATAGTTTGTTgcttgattttttttatatacttttaactaataacttatatattaaaactaaTTTCATAATTGATTTCTCTTGAATAAATCCTCTCTTTATATacgatttattttcacGTTTCTGTTTCTGTTCTTGTTTCGATGTTGACACGACAatgttatattattattggttggTCCTTTATTAACCGATCCTTTATTAACCGATCTTTTATTAACCGATCTTTTATTAACCGATCATTCTATATTCTGTACGGATTGTGATAAACACAATTCTACTTCATAACATGAATTCTTGAAGTTTAGAGAGTATATAGTGGTGTATAATATTAGTGAACAGATTTAATGCTTTACTACCCATATCAAGACAGTTGCAATAGTTTATTGCTTGATCCTTCCttatatacttttaaataataataaaactagaacttatatattaatcGAACTAATTTCATAATCGATTTCTCTAAATAGAtcatctctttatatatgatttatttctCGAGTTTTCCATTTgtatttttgatttgaaGTTGCCATTATATtacaaattaattatttgagTCTATCTCAATCTGAAACATTCTCTACTTCAAATAGGAGTATCATGGTTTATTGTCATCACTGCGTTTTGTACGAATTATGATAAACACCATCCTAATTAATAACATGTTTATATTCTTAAGCGAACTATAATTAACATAAGAAAGTCCAACAAAAGACGAActtcaaataaatacatGCCGAAAAGAATAAGTTTGAATGGTAGtggaaatattaaaagtatGAAATTAGAATAATGGGAAATAAATcatgtatataaaaaaagtgatTTATTTAAGAGTTAATtagtaatttaaaatatataattgatGGATTAGTTATTTAAAGGTATCTAAAAAGATAAGTAACATAGTATCAAAATTAGTTTATTAATCCTTTTCTAGTATATGTCCTCCCCACGTCATAACATATTTCTATAAATGGGAAATataatcaataataaataaaatacaatataTGGTCATAAGATGAGGTTTAATGGGGTGCCATGCAAAACCAGTAAAGTAACTATAATGAAtgaaatcaaataaatgCATTcaggttaaaaaaataattagtAATTGTACAGTTTtatgaatttttattacgtagaaaaaagaaataagaaATAGTACAAAATGAAAGATATTGTGGGGGGGTTGTTTATAGAAGATAGGTTTGCAAAAagagggggaaaaaaaaaaattcaacatGTTGACAGGTAacttattaatataaaaaaatctaatacAAGATACTACTTCATAATAACAATCTATATGGCCATATAAAAACTAGAAGAGGAGTGCACTtcgaaaatataaatatgatgaattttgataaatacTATGAAGTTGTGATAAGTGAAAACTTTAGTCTAACCCTACAATCCACTCGAAtgacaaaataaaaaaaaaaaaaaaaaggacgAATGTTTATTACTATATACATGTTTTAGAAGGATACATTTAGATTAGtttttttcccattttattttaatttttttccctttctttctttttcaggCTTATTTAATCGATTATTTATCATTCAACATAGCTTTAAATTTAGGATCACTTAATATTTCCTCAACCTTTTTAGAAACAGCGTCTTCATTCTTCAAAGCGGTTTCTCCTTGTTGCAACCCATCAAGGATGTTCGTTTCGTCCTTTGCAGTAGGCTCATTCAATGTTAAACCTTCACgttgaaaataattaacTTTAACACCGACACCAGTAATAGAATGTTTGGTTAAATAACTCAACAACATGTCAACAACTTGAGGGTTAGTATCCCAAACACGGATCAATCGTTTATGCGTATGTCTTTCGAAATTCTCCTTGCTTTTAGCATGAACAAATGGTGCCCTTATTACGGTCCATCTCTCACGCCTTGTTGGTAATGGTTTTGGACCTGTCAACGGAGCACCTAGATAAAACCCAACACGCAAGATGAAATCGCAGAAAAAATCCAAATTTTCATGGTCATAGGAACGTAATTGGATATCAGCAATCAAATCGCCGTAGGTGATTGGTACCCTCAATGGTTTGTGGTAAACTGCCAAGACATTAAGAGGTATATCTAATGGTTTAATTTCACCAATGGAACTAGCCAAAGAAGGTAAAGGTCCAGTAACAGAAGTACCATTAAACAACGGCGTGTCGGTAGTATTAGAATTCACAGCAATGGTACTTTTGGATTTAGTAACATCTGGTTGGGATGCAGATGCCACGGTAGATTgtaatctttttctttgaatgTTGTataatgacaataatatattattattaagtaTGGTGGTAACAGCACCTTTGGTTGCTTTAGTAATCAACATAATTATGATATAGTAGTTATCTatattgtaattttttcagtCTCTTTTGATGAATAACAGTTATATTTAGATCACAGTAATGGTAAGTTAAGCGATAGCAACCATTACAGTCATGTATATgtgtataataatatacacGCATATTAAAGCTAACAAGAaaagccaaaaaaaaaaaaaaaatttttttcttttttttctttacaaATTGGAAATCAACCGAacgttaaaaatatataaaaaaaaaaaaagaatagcAAACAATGTGGTATAAATCCGGGTAAAACAAACTGatcattattactttttttttatattcttttaaaagtttcaatttcttcatcaaacgcttgaaaataaaaaaaaaaaagaagagctTAATTTGAAAGAtgaatgtttttttttttcaaatttactATCATACAAGAATAaagctattaaaaaaaaaaaaaaaaaaaaaaaacaaccgGAAATTCAACTATTGTATACCATAGAGGCTCAAAATAAAGACCATGGGTAAAAACAGTAAAGATAAACGTGATTTATACTACCGTAAGGCCAAAGAGCAAGGTTATCGTGCTCGTTCAGCCTTTAAATTACTACAACTAAATGAacatttccattttttaaataaagacTTAAATAGAGTTGTAGATCTATGTGCAGCTCCAGGTTCATGGTCCCAAGTTTTGTcaagaaaattatttgaagaTTGTGATACTGTAGATAAgtgcaataataataaaaagattgtTGCAGTTGACTTGCAACCAATGTCACCTATTCCTAACGTTATTACTCTACAGGCAGATATTACACATCCGAAAACATTAGCCAAGATAATGAGTCTATTTGGCGGTGAAAAAGCCGACTTTGTATGTAGCGATGGTGCACCTGATGTCACAGGTTTACATGATCTGGACGAATATGTCCAACAGCAGTTAATTTTAGCCGCCTTGCAATTAACTACCTGCATTTTACGAAAAGGCGGAACTTTTGTCGCCAAGATTTTTAGAGGCCGAGACATTGACTTGCTATATTCCCAATTGGGAATGCTTTTTGACAAAGTTTTGTGTTGCAAGCCAAGGAGTAGTAGAGGTACCTCTGTGGAAAGTTTTGTTGTGTGTTTGAATTATAATCCACCTGCGGATTGGGAACCTAAATTGGATTTAAATTGTTCAGTTcaag encodes:
- the RSM10 gene encoding mitochondrial 37S ribosomal protein uS10m (similar to Saccharomyces cerevisiae YDR041W | RSM10 | Ribosomal Small subunit of Mitochondria): MLITKATKGAVTTILNNNILLSLYNIQRKRLQSTVASASQPDVTKSKSTIAVNSNTTDTPLFNGTSVTGPLPSLASSIGEIKPLDIPLNVLAVYHKPLRVPITYGDLIADIQLRSYDHENLDFFCDFILRVGFYLGAPLTGPKPLPTRRERWTVIRAPFVHAKSKENFERHTHKRLIRVWDTNPQVVDMLLSYLTKHSITGVGVKVNYFQREGLTLNEPTAKDETNILDGLQQGETALKNEDAVSKKVEEILSDPKFKAMLNDK
- the ECM2 gene encoding Pre-mRNA-splicing factor ECM2 (similar to Saccharomyces cerevisiae YBR065C | ECM2 | ExtraCellular Mutant) — protein: MSDNTNINKNDLFLICSKCLPLSTTAVANNTTSVTITRNSNNNHTCKICTNPYTSYTTNNPTRTTTNICVNCARYRNICQICLLDMILHIPIQLRDEIVQKLGIKSNSIVFATTNSAVTDKLTKRYIAEREKLQLESSGEAVSANRKLNYDDIAKKISEYLAHNKKGNNNDKPSLDLRSNSNNKPFVLGDISNKSIKSVLLFLIKQSTLLKSTKDNSCSKYFIYNINVNLPEWAILESFKSSFSTVKDVSTFKIIFSLFKPSAKCGLIQLDEAINIIHETQICFQCKSTNVYVLPINDQDNFFTDTIKTLTDRMTNKELNTLGYYIDKIVKNGATIDDNLRDNMKFHGKNTNKNSKNTTANNRIVKEKKKKKRNFNNKYRKG
- the TRM7 gene encoding tRNA methyltransferase TRM7 (similar to Saccharomyces cerevisiae YBR061C | TRM7 | Transfer RNA Methyltransferase); this translates as MGKNSKDKRDLYYRKAKEQGYRARSAFKLLQLNEHFHFLNKDLNRVVDLCAAPGSWSQVLSRKLFEDCDTVDKCNNNKKIVAVDLQPMSPIPNVITLQADITHPKTLAKIMSLFGGEKADFVCSDGAPDVTGLHDLDEYVQQQLILAALQLTTCILRKGGTFVAKIFRGRDIDLLYSQLGMLFDKVLCCKPRSSRGTSVESFVVCLNYNPPADWEPKLDLNCSVQDFFQNLHSDAAASKCFTDIKPDQRYIADFISCGGLNSFDSDATYDNIEENSKSLNPIQMPTNPPYKRALELKKQGKLGKTVV